One Micromonas commoda chromosome 7, complete sequence genomic window carries:
- a CDS encoding predicted protein: protein MGSRGSGEMNNIMMEEDDPMDLGKPMSADEFHDRFDEGRDPGLGFYRHDYDSVHQLDNLEEVIAQALPRDRGAMERDTEREGMPLETVIPYDFDPMRDTIIIDIPRGYGAASGKTMEIKCHKFKPGAAVAIPVPKFTAAGGVAQGSAIGSASDSRTMGTTSEAEPAPSTTGTTGTAGTGSDDGDNATAGKSVLALRAKSATRTTTVSQLCTHGNSAFDDVDHTTEELTEFKAEVTLMDELGRLIDGGGDSDGSGDGAGAVSGEPPGGGESAQSGRRSAREDSSADGIWFTDKKVDADRRRDRERGTEGGTERGTEKVDFGGDAAAVTAARGDASTPGTDERSVSETRSKSRADMDEMGVPLEDLEGWVVDSPAKKDGLKKKKKEKKKKKLTWFFGKSSGWGFFGSGKKGDLDPQGLHLNESALEKMQKSGRGDTPSSRRASIDEPRRNSFDGYGRRSGEWRGPDPWSGMMPRAGQPPVKRSSGKSIVSHGSSGSIESLKEALAARQNSFGLVQRADSMTVPNGTGGHAFKVVACQGLTVQDDHAWNGRARPRSPDRVARPSQVDSNGRRRSSLDSESGEESEPVVMPRSNYVQRMERKERRETSAGGDGSAMRRRTGRAVDKKNVPGVLYLDDMPFAEGGFAKVYRGAFNNDGLSIAVAIKQMTYSLPEGETPTSLKFSRDLVTSRDERTPGDRARDKLRGMGRSATREVEISKLCTHRNVVSHIMDHTGPSTDPADIAEGATIREDGEAEHEPLLGKTSRWKTYIITEFCIGGSLRDILRQPELVAATKQVRSSAAQLCVLKQVVEGMKYLHSIGVVHNDLKASNVLLHPSGETNCRWSAKIGDFGIARRIPPGAARVPLDIMNGTVSHMAPELLNDKFMSRATDVYSFGVLLWEIAAQGETPFSGIDAVDVVAAVVKHDLRPKFAENAFWPLVQLATRCWHADPHERPSFERIGVDLSAWEPLVTFQRVENVSYMPIREGTEGMSGADATLTEGIDDNDSKNPSQASSEMPLSTASVESLEAHARELRIAGGEMVMGVALIGLNGMDTLSSPRIALAEAGSLRFRFPVSPHLSRVNLALPTSSFVFGLQTASAVSGTLGSRFSPSSRSFSRTGEFERLSIAFSLALGGTPAFIACTGC from the coding sequence atggGTTCCCGAGGCTCGGGCGAGATGAACAACATCATgatggaggaggatgacCCGATGGATCTGGGTAAGCCGATGAGCGCGGACGAGTTCCATGACAGGTTCGACGAAGGCCGCGACCCGGGCCTGGGCTTCTACAGGCATGACTATGACTCCGTGCATCAGTTGGACAACCTCGAGGAGGTcatcgcgcaggcgctccCGCGCGACCGTGGCGCGATGGAACGGGAtaccgagcgcgagggcatGCCGCTAGAGACCGTCATCCCGTACGACTTCGATCCCATGCGAGACACCATCATCATCGACATCCCGCGCGggtacggcgccgcgtcgggcaAGACCATGGAGATCAAGTGCCACAAGTTCAAGCCCGGCGCGGCTGTCGCCATCCCGGTTCCGAAGTTCACGGCGGCCGGGGGCGTCGCTCAGGGAAGCGCCATCGGGAGCGCATCAGACTCGAGGACGATGGGCACGACGTCCGAGGcggagcccgcgccgtcgacgaccggAACCACCGGAACCGCCGGAACTggctccgacgacggggacaaTGCGACGGCGGGGAAGAGCGTGCTCGCCTTGCGCGCCAAGTCCGCTACCCGCACCACCACGGTGTCGCAGCTGTGCACACACGGCAACTCCGCCTttgacgacgtcgaccaCACGACGGAGGAGTTGACGGAGTTCAAGGCGGAGGTGACCTTgatggacgagctcgggcggctcatcgacggcggcggagacagTGACGGATCGGGGGatggggcgggcgcggtgagcggcgagccgccgggcggcggcgaatcgGCGCAATCCGGccggcgttcggcgcgggaggatTCGAGCGCGGACGGCATCTGGTTCACCGACAagaaggtggacgcggaccgAAGGAGGGACCGAGAAAGAGGGACCGAAGGAGGGACCGAAAGAGGGACCGAGAAGGTTGactttggcggcgacgcggcggcggtgacggcggcgcgcggcgatgcctcGACCCCGGGCACGGACGAGAGGAGCGTCTCGGAGACCAGGTCGAAGAGCAGGGCGGACATGGACGAGATGGGGGTCCCGCTCGAAGATCTGGAGGGGTGGGTCGTCGACTCCcccgccaagaaggacgggctgaagaagaagaagaaggagaagaagaagaagaagctcacGTGGTTCTTCGGCAAGAGCTCGGGTTGGGGCTTCTTCGGGTCTGGAAAGAAAGGGGACTTGGACCCGCAGGGTCTGCACCTCAACGAGTCGGCGCTGGAGAAGATGCAAAAatccggccgcggcgataccccgtcgtcgagaagGGCGAGCATCGACGAGCCTAGACGGAACAGCTTCGACGGTTACGGGAGGCGAAGCGGCGAGTGGCGGGGGCCCGATCCGTGGAGCGGGATGAtgccccgcgccggtcagCCGCCGGTGAAACGGAGCAGCGGCAAATCCATCGTCTCGCACGGCTCCTCCGGGTCGATCGAATCCCTGAaagaggcgctcgccgcgaggcagaACTCCTTCGGTCTGGTGCAACGCGCGGATTCGATGACGGTGCCCAACGGAACGGGCGGTCACGCTTTCAAGGTTGTCGCGTGCCAGGGTCTCACGGTGCAAGACGACCACGCCTGGAACGGGCGAGCCAGGCCGCGTTCccccgatcgcgtcgccaGGCCCAGCCAGGTGGACTCGAACGGGCGACGACGTAGCTCGCTGGACTCTGAGTCTGGGGAGGAGTCGGAACCCGTGGTGATGCCCAGGTCCAACTACGTTCAGCGAATGGAGAGGAAGGAGAGGCGGGAAacctccgcgggcggggacggttCCGCGATGCGACGACGCACGGGTCGCGCGGTGGACAAGAAGAACGTGCCGGGCGTGCTCTATCTGGACGATATGCCCTTCGCCGAGGGTGGCTTTGCCAAGGTGTACAGAGGCGCGTTCAACAACGACGGGTTATcaatcgccgtcgccatcaaGCAGATGACCTACTCGCTCCCCGAGGGCGAGACCCCGACGTCTCTCAAGTTCTCCCGCGATCTCGTCACCAGTCGCGACGAGCGGACCCCGGGCGATAGGGCGCGAGACAAGCTGAGGGGGATGGggaggtcggcgacgcgcgaggttGAGATTTCAAAGTTGTGCACCCACAGGAACGTGGTGTCGCACATCATGGATCACACCGGCCCGTCGACCGACCCGGCGGAcatcgccgagggtgccACCATACGGGAagacggcgaggcggagcACGAGCCGTTACTCGGCAAGACGTCGCGCTGGAAAACGTACATCATCACCGAGTTTTGCATCGGCGGTTCTCTCCGCGATATCCTTCGCCagcccgagctcgtcgcggctaCCAAGCAGGTcaggtcgtccgcggcgcagctGTGCGTGCTGAAGCAGGTGGTGGAGGGAATGAAGTACCTGCACTCCATCGGCGTCGTGCACAACGACCTGAAGGCGTCCAACGTCTTGCTGCACCCCAGCGGCGAGACCAACTGCAGGTGGAGCGCGAAGATCGGCGATTTCGGCATTGCCAGACGGATCCCGCCCGGTGCCGCCCGCGTGCCCCTGGACATCATGAACGGCACGGTGTCGCACATGGCGCCGGAGCTGCTGAACGACAAGTTCATGTCCCGGGCCACGGACGTTTACTCGTTCGGGGTGTTACTGTGGGAGATTGCGGCGCAGGGCGAGACGCCGTTTTCGGGtatcgacgccgtggacgtcgtcgccgccgtcgtcaagCACGACCTCCGGCCAAAGTTTGCGGAGAATGCGTTTTGGCCGTTGGTTCAGCTCGCCACGCGGTGCTGGCACGCGGATCCGCACGAACGCCCGAGTTTCGAGCGGATCGGCGTGGATCTGTCCGCCTGGGAGCCGCTCGTGACGTTCCAGAGGGTGGAGAACGTGTCGTACATGCCCATCCGCGAGGGGACGGAGGGCATGTCcggcgcggatgcgacgcTGACGGAGGGCATCGACGACAACGACTCGAAGAACCCCAGCCAGGCGAGCAGCGAGATGCCGCTGAGCACGGCGAGCGTGGagtcgctcgaggcgcacgctCGAGAATTACGCATAGCGGGAGGGGA